In Oreochromis aureus strain Israel breed Guangdong linkage group 20, ZZ_aureus, whole genome shotgun sequence, the following are encoded in one genomic region:
- the LOC116310925 gene encoding poly(rC)-binding protein 2-like isoform X2, which produces MDSSLVEGGLNVTLTIRLLMHGKEVGSIIGKKGESVKKMREESGARINISEGNCPERIITLAGPTTSIFKAFSMIIEKLEEDISTSMTNSTATSKPPVTMRLVVPASQCGSLIGKGGCKIKEIRESAGAQVQVAGDMLPNSTERAITVAGTPQSIIECVKQICIVMLESPPKGVTIPYRPKPSGSPVIFAGGQAYAVQGQHAIPQPDLTKLHQLAMQQSPFPIAHSNQGFQAGMDASAQTGSHELTIPNDLIGCIIGRQGAKINEIRQMSGAQIKIANPVEGSTDRQVTITGSHASISLAEYLINARLSSEATGLAAN; this is translated from the exons ATGGACTCCAGTTTGGTTGAAGGAGGACTTAATGTCACCTTAACCATCAGGCTACTCATGCATGGGAAG GAGGTTGGAAGCATTATTGGCAAG AAAGGCGAGTCTGTTAAAAAGATGAGAGAGGAG AGTGGTGCACGTATCAACATCTCAGAGGGGAACTGCCCAGAGAGGATCATAACTCTCGCGGGACCTACCACCTCCATCTTTAAAGCCTTTTCCATGATCATAGAGAAACTGGAGGAG GACATCAGCACTTCGATGACTAACAGTACGGCCACCAGCAAACCACCAGTCACCATGCGCCTCGTTGTACCCGCCAGCCAGTGCGGCTCACTCATTGGCAAAGGTGGCTGCAAGATCAAAGAAATCAGAGAG TCTGCAGGAGCTCAGGTACAAGTAGCAGGGGACATGTTACCCAACTCAACAGAGCGTGCCATCACCGTTGCAGGGACTCCACAGTCCATTATTGAGTGTGTCAAGCAGATCTGCATTGTCATGCTTGAG TCTCCACCAAAAGGAGTGACCATCCCATACAGACCCAAACCCTCAGGGTCTCCTGTCATCTTTGCAGGTGGTCAG GCTTACGCTGTCCAAGGGCAGCACGCCATTCCACAGCCTGAT CTCACCAAACTTCACCAGCTGGCCATGCAGCAGAGCCCCTTCCCCATTGCACACAGCAACCAGGGCTTCCAGG CTGGGATGGATGCCTCTGCACAAACTGGCTCTCATGAGCTGACCATTCCAAACGAT CTCATTGGCTGCATCATTGGCCGTCAGGGCGCAAAGATCAATGAGATCCGTCAGATGTCAGGGGCTCAGATCAAGATTGCCAACCCTGTGGAGGGCTCAACTGACAGACAGGTCACCATTACTGGCTCCCACGCCAGTATCAGCCTGGCTGAGTACCTGATCAATGCCCG GCTGTCATCTGAAGCTACTGGACTCGCAGCCAACTGA
- the LOC116310925 gene encoding poly(rC)-binding protein 2-like isoform X1: MDSSLVEGGLNVTLTIRLLMHGKEVGSIIGKKGESVKKMREESGARINISEGNCPERIITLAGPTTSIFKAFSMIIEKLEEDISTSMTNSTATSKPPVTMRLVVPASQCGSLIGKGGCKIKEIRESAGAQVQVAGDMLPNSTERAITVAGTPQSIIECVKQICIVMLESPPKGVTIPYRPKPSGSPVIFAGGQAYAVQGQHAIPQPDVSEGPSLTKLHQLAMQQSPFPIAHSNQGFQAGMDASAQTGSHELTIPNDLIGCIIGRQGAKINEIRQMSGAQIKIANPVEGSTDRQVTITGSHASISLAEYLINARLSSEATGLAAN; this comes from the exons ATGGACTCCAGTTTGGTTGAAGGAGGACTTAATGTCACCTTAACCATCAGGCTACTCATGCATGGGAAG GAGGTTGGAAGCATTATTGGCAAG AAAGGCGAGTCTGTTAAAAAGATGAGAGAGGAG AGTGGTGCACGTATCAACATCTCAGAGGGGAACTGCCCAGAGAGGATCATAACTCTCGCGGGACCTACCACCTCCATCTTTAAAGCCTTTTCCATGATCATAGAGAAACTGGAGGAG GACATCAGCACTTCGATGACTAACAGTACGGCCACCAGCAAACCACCAGTCACCATGCGCCTCGTTGTACCCGCCAGCCAGTGCGGCTCACTCATTGGCAAAGGTGGCTGCAAGATCAAAGAAATCAGAGAG TCTGCAGGAGCTCAGGTACAAGTAGCAGGGGACATGTTACCCAACTCAACAGAGCGTGCCATCACCGTTGCAGGGACTCCACAGTCCATTATTGAGTGTGTCAAGCAGATCTGCATTGTCATGCTTGAG TCTCCACCAAAAGGAGTGACCATCCCATACAGACCCAAACCCTCAGGGTCTCCTGTCATCTTTGCAGGTGGTCAG GCTTACGCTGTCCAAGGGCAGCACGCCATTCCACAGCCTGATGTAAGTGAAGGGCCCTCT CTCACCAAACTTCACCAGCTGGCCATGCAGCAGAGCCCCTTCCCCATTGCACACAGCAACCAGGGCTTCCAGG CTGGGATGGATGCCTCTGCACAAACTGGCTCTCATGAGCTGACCATTCCAAACGAT CTCATTGGCTGCATCATTGGCCGTCAGGGCGCAAAGATCAATGAGATCCGTCAGATGTCAGGGGCTCAGATCAAGATTGCCAACCCTGTGGAGGGCTCAACTGACAGACAGGTCACCATTACTGGCTCCCACGCCAGTATCAGCCTGGCTGAGTACCTGATCAATGCCCG GCTGTCATCTGAAGCTACTGGACTCGCAGCCAACTGA